One Malania oleifera isolate guangnan ecotype guangnan chromosome 10, ASM2987363v1, whole genome shotgun sequence genomic region harbors:
- the LOC131166010 gene encoding pentatricopeptide repeat-containing protein At4g31070, mitochondrial, giving the protein MLSKGLYDQCIEFYKEEVHPHDSGRSSLLLLPSVIKASACSQSYHFGLQLHCLVLKTGSHAHPVVSNSLISMYAKFSEAHTARQVFDAMPQQDVISWNSLINCYAQNGYCARALEMFEEARARGFVPKPELIASLLSVSSQYGDLRLGKAIHAVITIDERIEKESIFLSTALLDMYLRIHGDLEMASCVFDQMKEKNGVSWTVMVSGCTASQNYGMALDCFRTMQVEGFKPNRVSLIAVLPACAELGSVKHGKEIHGYSLRHGCDSEFRFSSALIHAYSHFPETLRHAKLIFERSTTKDVIMWSSLIRGYSQGGNGHEAMRLFHKMRMEGIEPNSITLLAIILACTDLSYLSYGRGVHGHGLKSGLYSDVFFGNSLIDMYAKCGFLMDSHQIFKEMHVKDATSWTALISGYGFHGCGDEALHFFHEMQGRGMEPDTITFLAILSACNHSGLVEEAQKLFYDAMRDGKIPLNTKHYACLIDLLGRSGKLEDACEILRTMPMEPSVRICSSLVSACKIHGRLELAEKLAHCLIKSEPENAANHTLLSMVYADSGNWLGVEEVRRLMKTRGLKKGYGFSRIELKDESLK; this is encoded by the coding sequence ATGTTGTCGAAAGGGCTGTATGACCAATGCATTGAATTCTACAAGGAGGAAGTCCATCCCCATGATAGTGGAcgctcctctcttctccttcttccttcagTCATTAAAGCCTCTGCTTGCTCCCAAAGCTACCATTTCGGTCTTCAGCTTCACTGCCTCGTCCTCAAAACCGGCTCCCATGCCCACCCTGTCGTCTCCAATTCCCTCATCTCCATGTACGCCAAGTTCTCGGAGGCCCACACTGCACGTCAAGTGTTCGACGCAATGCCTCAACAGGACGTCATCTCCTGGAATTCCTTGATCAATTGCTATGCCCAAAATGGGTATTGTGCCCGAGCGTTGGAAATGTTTGAGGAAGCGCGCGCGCGCGGTTTCGTGCCAAAGCCCGAGCTGATTGCTAGCCTTCTATCAGTTTCCTCCCAATACGGAGACTTGAGATTAGGAAAAGCAATTCATGCTGTCATTACAATCGACGAAAGGATAGAGAAGGAGTCCATCTTCTTGTCGACGGCTCTTCTTGACATGTATTTGAGGATCCATGGTGATCTGGAGATGGCTTCTTGTGTTTTTGATCAAATGAAGGAGAAGAACGGGGTTTCGTGGACTGTCATGGTTTCGGGATGCACAGCCAGTCAGAATTACGGCATGGCACTTGATTGCTTTCGAACAATGCAGGTTGAAGGGTTTAAACCCAACCGAGTATCGCTAATTGCAGTTTTGCCAGCCTGTGCCGAGTTGGGCTCTGTTAAGCATGGGAAAGAGATTCATGGCTACAGTTTGCGTCATGGTTGTGATTCAGAATTTCGGTTTTCATCAGCCCTGATACATGCATATTCCCACTTTCCCGAAACATTGCGTCATGCCAAGCTAATTTTTGAAAGATCTACAACAAAAGATGTTATAATGTGGAGTTCACTTATCAGAGGCTACTCTCAAGGAGGGAATGGTCACGAAGCAATGAGGCTTTTCCACAAGATGAGAATGGAGGGAATTGAACCAAACTCCATAACTCTGCTGGCCATAATTTTAGCCTGCACTGATCTGTCGTATCTAAGTTATGGACGCGGAGTCCATGGCCATGGCTTAAAATCCGGTCTATATTCTGATGTTTTTTTTGGAAATTCTCTTATAGATATGTATGCAAAATGTGGTTTTCTCATGGATTCTCACCAAATCTTTAAAGAGATGCATGTGAAAGATGCTACTTCATGGACTGCACTGATCAGTGGATATGGCTTTCATGGTTGTGGGGATGAAGCTTTGCACTTCTTTCATGAGATGCAGGGGAGAGGAATGGAGCCAGACACAATTACATTCCTCGCCATTCTATCGGCTTGCAACCACAGTGGACTTGTAGAAGAGGCACAAAAGCTCTTTTATGATGCTATGAGAGATGGTAAAATACCACTAAATACAAAGCATTACGCTTGCCTTATAGATCTCCTAGGAAGGTCAGGGAAGCTTGAGGACGCTTGTGAGATCTTGAGAACAATGCCAATGGAACCAAGCGTGAGAATTTGTAGCTCTTTGGTTTCAGCTTGTAAGATTCATGGAAGATTGGAACTTGCTGAAAAGCTAGCACATTG